One Rhizobium acidisoli DNA window includes the following coding sequences:
- a CDS encoding type II 3-dehydroquinate dehydratase — protein MTRTIFVLNGPNLNLLGEREPAIYGSTTLADIRDRCVAKAGSLGFAVDFRQTNFEGELVESVHEARKEACGIIINPAGYTFTSIALLDALKMFDPPKIELHISNVHARESIYHNSLISRVATAIMIGFGARGYELAVEAMADMAGAAKA, from the coding sequence ATGACCAGAACCATTTTTGTGCTCAACGGACCGAACCTCAACCTGCTGGGGGAGCGGGAGCCCGCCATTTACGGCTCGACGACGCTAGCCGATATCAGGGACAGATGCGTGGCAAAGGCTGGGAGCCTCGGCTTTGCCGTCGACTTCCGCCAGACCAATTTCGAGGGTGAGCTGGTCGAAAGCGTGCATGAGGCCCGCAAAGAAGCCTGCGGCATCATAATCAACCCGGCCGGTTACACCTTCACCTCGATCGCCCTTCTCGATGCGCTGAAGATGTTTGATCCGCCTAAGATCGAGCTGCACATCTCGAATGTTCATGCGCGCGAAAGCATCTACCACAATTCGCTGATCTCGCGCGTCGCCACTGCCATCATGATCGGCTTCGGCGCCCGCGGTTATGAACTCGCCGTAGAAGCAATGGCCGACATGGCGGGAGCAGCGAAGGCATGA
- a CDS encoding transporter substrate-binding domain-containing protein — MFKSMLTRRNAMLGAAALVAAVTLAQPAAAITPDEIKARGKIIVGIQGDNPPWGFVTSGGKQDGLDADIATQFAKELGVSVEFVPLEVNNRIPALTAGRVDVLFATMAMLPDRAKAVQFSKPYVANAIVLIGPKSAEIKTNADMAKFTVGVAKGAAQDTQVTKNAPEGTTIRRYDGDAASVQALVSGQVDTLGGNIFYMDRVNKARPGEFENKLEFQKLYNGACTRLGEKEINAALNGFIDKIKANGDLKAIYDKWMKVPVPEFPEKLEGIPFVAN, encoded by the coding sequence ATGTTCAAATCTATGCTGACGCGTCGAAATGCGATGCTTGGAGCCGCGGCCCTGGTGGCTGCCGTCACCTTGGCGCAACCGGCTGCCGCCATCACGCCTGACGAAATCAAGGCTCGCGGCAAGATCATCGTCGGAATTCAGGGCGACAACCCGCCTTGGGGCTTTGTGACCAGCGGCGGCAAGCAGGACGGCCTCGACGCCGACATTGCGACGCAGTTCGCCAAGGAACTGGGCGTTTCCGTCGAGTTCGTGCCGCTCGAAGTCAACAACCGCATTCCGGCCCTGACGGCGGGGCGCGTCGATGTTCTGTTTGCAACCATGGCCATGCTGCCGGATCGCGCAAAGGCGGTGCAGTTCAGCAAGCCCTATGTGGCCAATGCCATCGTCCTGATCGGGCCCAAATCAGCGGAGATCAAGACCAATGCCGACATGGCCAAGTTCACGGTCGGCGTCGCCAAGGGTGCTGCGCAGGACACGCAGGTGACGAAGAACGCGCCTGAGGGTACGACAATTCGGCGCTATGACGGAGACGCTGCGAGCGTCCAGGCCTTGGTGTCCGGCCAGGTCGACACGCTGGGCGGCAACATTTTCTATATGGACCGGGTGAACAAGGCGCGCCCGGGCGAATTCGAAAACAAGCTTGAATTCCAGAAGCTTTACAACGGCGCTTGCACGCGTCTCGGCGAGAAGGAAATCAATGCCGCGCTGAATGGCTTCATCGACAAGATTAAGGCAAACGGCGATCTCAAGGCCATCTACGACAAGTGGATGAAGGTCCCGGTGCCGGAATTCCCGGAAAAGCTGGAAGGCATTCCGTTTGTGGCCAACTGA
- a CDS encoding bifunctional sugar phosphate isomerase/epimerase/4-hydroxyphenylpyruvate dioxygenase family protein, with protein MKTSIATVTISGELPEKLEAIAQAGFDGVEIFENDFLAFDGSPADVGKLVRDHGLEITLFQPFRDFEGMPEPLRSRTFDRAERKFDVMQQLGTDLVLVCSNVSPAAIGGIDRAAEDFRELGERAARRGLRVGYEALAWGRHISDHRDAWEIVRRADHPNVGLILDSFHTLSRKIEVNSIRSIPKEKIFIVQLADAPLIDMDLLYWSRHFRNMPGEGDLPVTAFTEAVAATGYDGYFSLEIFNDQFRGGLSRPIASDGHRSLIYLGDQVRRHLGTGSMAGAAMPERAAVQGVGFVEFATDEQDEVELVALLHTLGFKQTAVHRTKKVSLFEQGEIRILVNVDQAGFANAAYAVHGTFAYAMALVVDDAAKAYARALALDAEPFAQPVVAGELELPAIRGVGGGIVYLIDDNSALGRFSEIDFRPVTDDTDTASAGLIRVDHVAQTVGYDEMLTWLLFYTSIFETHKTPMVDIIDPAGVVRSQVVENRSGALRITMNGAENRRTLAGHFIAEKFGSGIQHLAFSTDDIFATAEKLRSCGFRSLHISPNYYDDVEARFGLDPAMTERLKAENILYDRDEHGEYFQLYSGTYGEGFFFEIVERRGYRGYGAPNAIFRIAALKRQMRPEGIPKDAD; from the coding sequence ATGAAGACCTCGATTGCGACTGTGACGATCAGCGGCGAACTGCCGGAGAAGCTCGAGGCGATTGCCCAAGCGGGGTTCGACGGCGTCGAGATCTTCGAAAACGACTTCCTGGCCTTCGACGGAAGCCCTGCCGATGTCGGAAAACTAGTGCGCGACCACGGCCTTGAGATCACGCTGTTTCAGCCGTTTCGGGATTTCGAGGGCATGCCGGAGCCGCTGCGCAGCCGCACCTTCGACCGCGCCGAACGAAAGTTCGACGTGATGCAGCAGCTTGGAACGGATCTGGTGCTGGTCTGCTCGAACGTCTCGCCGGCCGCCATCGGCGGCATCGACCGGGCGGCTGAGGATTTCCGGGAACTCGGCGAGCGTGCCGCCCGGCGCGGACTGAGGGTGGGCTACGAGGCGCTTGCGTGGGGTCGCCATATCAGTGACCACCGCGACGCCTGGGAAATCGTCAGGCGCGCCGATCATCCGAATGTCGGCCTCATCCTCGACAGTTTCCACACTCTGTCGCGCAAGATCGAGGTCAATTCGATCCGCTCGATTCCCAAAGAGAAGATCTTCATCGTCCAGCTTGCCGACGCGCCGCTGATCGACATGGACCTGCTCTATTGGAGCCGCCACTTCCGCAACATGCCTGGCGAAGGCGACCTTCCCGTCACGGCGTTCACCGAAGCCGTCGCTGCCACCGGATATGACGGCTACTTCTCCCTGGAGATTTTCAACGACCAGTTTCGAGGCGGCCTGTCGCGGCCGATCGCTTCCGACGGCCACCGCTCGCTGATCTATCTTGGCGATCAGGTCCGACGCCATCTTGGCACCGGCAGCATGGCCGGGGCGGCGATGCCGGAACGGGCTGCGGTCCAAGGTGTCGGCTTCGTGGAGTTTGCCACGGACGAACAGGATGAAGTGGAGCTGGTAGCTTTGCTGCACACCCTCGGCTTCAAGCAGACCGCCGTCCACCGCACGAAGAAAGTCTCTCTGTTCGAGCAGGGCGAGATCCGGATCCTCGTCAATGTCGATCAGGCGGGATTTGCCAATGCGGCCTATGCCGTGCATGGGACGTTTGCCTATGCCATGGCGCTGGTCGTCGATGATGCGGCAAAAGCATATGCGCGTGCGCTTGCTCTCGATGCCGAGCCCTTCGCCCAGCCGGTTGTGGCGGGTGAACTGGAGCTGCCCGCCATTCGTGGCGTCGGCGGCGGCATCGTCTATCTGATCGACGACAACAGCGCCCTTGGCCGCTTTTCCGAAATCGATTTTCGACCGGTCACCGACGACACCGACACGGCGTCCGCCGGCCTTATTCGCGTCGATCACGTCGCCCAGACGGTCGGCTATGATGAAATGCTGACCTGGCTTCTGTTCTACACTTCGATCTTCGAGACCCATAAGACCCCGATGGTCGACATCATCGATCCCGCAGGGGTAGTCCGCAGCCAGGTCGTCGAGAACCGGTCGGGCGCGCTGCGCATCACCATGAACGGGGCTGAAAATCGCCGCACGCTGGCCGGCCATTTCATCGCCGAGAAGTTCGGGTCCGGCATCCAGCACCTGGCGTTTTCAACTGACGACATCTTTGCAACCGCCGAAAAACTTCGCAGCTGCGGTTTCCGATCCCTGCATATTTCGCCGAACTATTACGACGACGTCGAAGCCCGCTTCGGGCTCGATCCCGCCATGACCGAGCGGCTGAAAGCGGAAAACATCCTCTATGACCGGGACGAGCACGGCGAATATTTCCAACTCTACAGCGGCACCTACGGAGAGGGTTTCTTTTTCGAGATCGTCGAGCGCCGCGGCTATCGCGGCTATGGCGCGCCGAACGCAATTTTCCGGATCGCCGCGCTGAAAAGACAGATGCGTCCGGAAGGAATTCCGAAAGACGCCGATTAA
- a CDS encoding GntR family transcriptional regulator has product MLKHVHDPAETVSDVVFRQIREDIISGVLPPGAKIKLEQAKERYSIGISSLREILSRLTTENLVLAEGQRGFEVSPASRRELLELADLRIVLETHAIGLAFAAGNLEWEGRIVAAHHRLAAAERKLLAGDTSRTVDWVRYDWEFHQAIVSACNSETLMATLSSVFDRFLRYHMLAESFRGKPVVDDHRLLFELSIQRDVAGATEVVRRHVHSGVEHVLKSVRIL; this is encoded by the coding sequence ATGCTCAAACACGTCCACGACCCGGCTGAAACCGTAAGCGATGTCGTTTTCCGGCAGATCCGCGAGGATATCATTTCGGGGGTATTGCCGCCGGGGGCGAAGATCAAGCTGGAGCAGGCAAAGGAGCGCTACTCCATCGGCATTTCGTCGCTGCGCGAAATTCTGAGCCGCCTGACCACGGAGAACCTCGTCCTCGCCGAAGGGCAGCGTGGTTTCGAAGTCAGCCCGGCTTCGCGGCGGGAGCTGCTGGAGCTTGCCGATCTGAGGATCGTTCTTGAAACACATGCGATCGGCCTTGCATTCGCTGCGGGAAATCTCGAATGGGAAGGGCGCATCGTCGCGGCTCATCACCGCCTGGCTGCCGCCGAACGAAAGCTGCTGGCAGGCGACACCTCGCGCACGGTCGACTGGGTGCGATATGATTGGGAGTTCCATCAGGCGATCGTCTCGGCCTGCAACTCGGAGACGCTGATGGCGACCCTGTCGTCCGTCTTCGACCGCTTTCTCCGTTACCATATGCTGGCCGAAAGCTTTCGCGGAAAACCTGTCGTCGACGATCACCGGCTGTTGTTCGAACTGTCCATCCAGCGTGACGTCGCCGGCGCGACCGAGGTGGTTAGACGGCACGTCCATAGCGGCGTCGAACATGTGCTGAAGAGCGTCCGCATTCTCTAG
- a CDS encoding GntR family transcriptional regulator: protein MLQPVVNETIAESSYRRIRADIIFGRLAPAQKLKLESLKESYETSISTLREVLNRLSSEGLVVAEGQKGFEVSPVSVSDLKETAAMRLLLESHALEQSLARGDVEWEAPLVAAHYKLARMEQVMSSGDTSRAEDWKRYDWEFHQALISACGSKLLMQTHSVIFDKYLRYQMVALSYRGDVAAEEHQQLLDAALRRDAETAKRVLAFHIQGGVEHALARGTLK from the coding sequence ATGTTGCAGCCTGTCGTAAACGAGACCATCGCCGAGAGCAGTTACCGGCGCATTCGCGCCGACATTATTTTCGGGCGGCTGGCGCCCGCCCAAAAACTCAAGCTGGAAAGCCTGAAGGAATCCTACGAGACCAGCATCAGTACGCTGCGGGAGGTGCTGAACCGGCTCTCCTCCGAAGGGCTTGTGGTTGCCGAAGGACAGAAGGGGTTCGAAGTCTCTCCGGTATCGGTTTCCGACCTCAAGGAGACGGCGGCCATGAGACTGCTCCTCGAGAGCCATGCGCTGGAGCAGTCACTTGCGCGTGGCGACGTGGAATGGGAGGCGCCGCTGGTTGCGGCCCACTACAAACTGGCGCGGATGGAGCAGGTGATGTCATCCGGCGATACCAGCAGGGCCGAGGATTGGAAGCGCTACGACTGGGAGTTCCACCAGGCGCTGATTTCGGCCTGCGGATCGAAGCTGCTGATGCAGACCCATTCGGTCATCTTCGACAAATATCTGCGATATCAGATGGTTGCCCTGTCTTACCGGGGCGACGTCGCCGCCGAAGAACATCAACAGCTTTTGGATGCGGCCTTGCGACGGGATGCCGAGACCGCCAAGCGGGTGCTTGCCTTCCATATCCAAGGCGGGGTCGAGCATGCTTTGGCGCGGGGGACGTTGAAATGA
- a CDS encoding MBL fold metallo-hydrolase, whose translation MTTELFQVKFWGVRGSIPVSGPEFDRYGGNTSCIEIRCGEHRMIFDAGSGLREAGLSLLADGVSDVDLFFSHCHYDHIIGLPFFKAIYYPSINVNIWSGHLDGKMSTREMVEQFISPPWFPVKTDICQATMNFRDFHPGQALTPHKGIEIKTFMLNHPGGAIGYRIEWQGRSVALIYDIEHIPGSYDPVSLEMMRDADLVVYDCTYNEDEMQRFKGFGHSTWQHGTELAKIAGAKRFALFHHAPSRTDEQLAQMEVQAQAAFPESFAARDNQTVVI comes from the coding sequence ATGACGACAGAACTGTTTCAGGTAAAATTTTGGGGCGTCCGCGGCAGTATTCCCGTCTCAGGCCCCGAGTTCGACCGCTACGGCGGTAATACTTCCTGCATCGAAATTCGCTGCGGAGAACACAGGATGATCTTCGACGCCGGCTCCGGCCTGCGCGAGGCGGGCCTGTCGTTGCTCGCCGACGGCGTCAGCGATGTCGACCTGTTCTTCAGCCACTGCCACTACGACCACATCATCGGCCTGCCCTTTTTCAAGGCGATCTATTATCCCTCGATCAACGTCAACATCTGGTCCGGCCACCTCGACGGCAAGATGAGCACGCGTGAGATGGTCGAGCAATTCATCAGCCCGCCGTGGTTTCCTGTGAAGACCGACATCTGTCAGGCGACGATGAACTTCCGCGACTTCCATCCCGGCCAGGCGCTGACGCCCCACAAGGGCATCGAGATCAAGACCTTCATGCTCAACCATCCGGGCGGCGCCATCGGCTACCGCATCGAATGGCAGGGCCGTTCTGTCGCTCTGATCTACGATATCGAGCATATTCCCGGCAGTTACGACCCGGTCTCGCTGGAGATGATGCGGGACGCCGATCTCGTCGTCTACGATTGCACCTATAATGAAGACGAGATGCAGCGTTTCAAAGGCTTCGGCCATTCGACCTGGCAGCACGGCACCGAACTGGCAAAGATCGCCGGCGCCAAACGCTTCGCGCTCTTCCACCATGCCCCCTCGCGCACCGATGAACAGCTGGCGCAGATGGAAGTCCAGGCCCAAGCCGCCTTCCCCGAATCCTTTGCCGCCCGCGACAATCAGACCGTGGTGATCTGA
- a CDS encoding GFA family protein, whose amino-acid sequence MTVFSGQCLCGQVRISVRGEPIRVGICHCMDCRKESGSAFTFYGIWPAGQFEHSGQTGAFQGRHFCTGCGSRLFSVDDEEAEIKLGILSEAPTPLVPRYELWIKRREPWLQPVEGAEQFAEDRK is encoded by the coding sequence ATGACCGTATTTTCCGGACAATGCCTTTGCGGGCAGGTGCGCATCTCTGTCCGCGGTGAACCCATCCGTGTCGGTATCTGCCATTGCATGGACTGCCGGAAGGAAAGCGGTTCGGCCTTCACCTTCTATGGCATCTGGCCCGCCGGCCAATTCGAACATTCGGGGCAAACCGGCGCGTTCCAAGGCCGGCATTTCTGCACCGGCTGTGGTTCGCGGCTGTTTTCCGTCGATGACGAGGAAGCGGAAATCAAGCTCGGCATCCTGTCCGAAGCGCCGACGCCGCTGGTTCCGCGCTATGAGCTCTGGATCAAACGCCGCGAGCCGTGGCTGCAGCCGGTCGAGGGCGCCGAGCAGTTTGCGGAAGACCGAAAATGA